One window of Camelina sativa cultivar DH55 chromosome 4, Cs, whole genome shotgun sequence genomic DNA carries:
- the LOC104711035 gene encoding probable trans-2-enoyl-CoA reductase, mitochondrial, which yields MAALMKSVTVRALKFSSAANFRSNRCGKTPILCIRSFSTVLSPPSKAIVYEQHGSPDSVTRLVNLPPVEVKEKDVCVRMIAAPINPSDINRIEGVYPVRPPVPAVGGYEGVGEVYAVGSKVNGLSPGDWVIPSPPSSGTWQTYVVKEESVWHKIDKACPMEYAATITVNPLTALRMLEDFVNLNSGDSVVQNGATSIVGQCVIQLARLRGISTINIIRDRAGSDEAREQLKALGADEVFSESQLNVKNVKSLLGNLPEPALGFNCVGGNAASLVLKYLREGGTMVTYGGMSKKPITVSTASFIFKDLALRGFWLQSWLSMGKVKECREMIDYLLGLARDGKLKYETELVPFDEFPVALDKALGKLGRQPKQVITF from the exons ATGGCGGCGTTGATGAAGTCAGTCACCGTCCGAGCTCTAAAATTCTCATCGGCAGCGAATTTCAGGTCAAACCGATGCGGCAAAACACCAATTCTCTGTATCAGATCATTCTCCACCGTTCTGTCACCACCGTCCAAGGCCATCGTTTACGAACAGCACGGCTCTCCCGATTCTGTCACCAG ATTGGTGAATCTCCCGCCGGTGGAAGTGAAAGAAAAGGATGTTTGTGTTAGAATGATCGCCGCGCCGATCAATCCCTCTGATATCAATCGAATTGAAG GTGTGTATCCGGTGAGGCCACCGGTACCAGCGGTTGGTGGTTATGAAGGTGTTGGTGAAGTTTATGCAGTTGGCTCTAAGGTCAATGGTCTTTCTCCTGGTGATTGGGTCATTCCATCTCCACCATCTTCAG GGACTTGGCAGACTTATGTTGTGAAGGAGGAGAGTGTGTGGCACAAAATCGATAAAGCGTGTCCAATGGAGTATGCGGCGACGATCACTGTTAATCCATTGACGGCTTTAAGGATGCTTGAGGATTTTGTGAACTTAAATTCTG GAGACTCTGTGGTGCAGAATGGTGCAACAAGTATCGTGGGTCAATGTGTCATCCAGTTGGCAAGACTCCGTGGCATCAGTACCATCAACATTATTCGTGACag GGCTGGTTCGGATGAAGCAAGAGAGCAGCTGAAAGCTCTAGGTGCAGATGAAGTGTTTTCAGAGAGTCAACTCAATGTAAAGAACGTGAAAAGTCTTTTG GGTAACTTACCTGAACCAGCTCTGGGATTCAACTGTGTTGGTGGCAATGCTGCTTCTCTTGTGCTCAAATATCTCAG GGAAGGAGGAACCATGGTAACATATGGTGGGATGTCCAAGAAGCCAATCACTGTGTCAACAGCATCTTTCATCTTTAAG GATTTGGCCTTGAGAGGATTCTGGCTGCAGAGTTGGTTGAGTATGGGTAAAGTAAAAGAATGCAGAGAGATGATAGACTATCTCCTCGGGCTTGCACGAGACGGAAAGCTAAAATACGA AACGGAATTGGTTCCCTTCGACGAGTTCCCTGTTGCTCTCGATAAAGCTCTCGGGAAGCTAGGTAGGCAACCTAAACAAGTCATCACATTCTGA